A genome region from Populus alba chromosome 3, ASM523922v2, whole genome shotgun sequence includes the following:
- the LOC118046066 gene encoding uncharacterized protein: MDLTNEDPHDFKFSNHERDDKWTALEERLRAIEGNDLFDPIRAAEVCLVPNIVIPKKFRVPEFVKYTGMECPKTHLRSYYNKMAEVIHDDKMLIYFFQDSLTGSAPIFDSLTGSTLSWYMRLDNIRIKKWTDLVDAFLKQYKFNLEIAPDRTSLITMEKGTQESVRIYAQRAPYYEHLMGSSAQHFYDVVRIAERIEQGIRSGRIAEPIEKRGFIGKKKENEIAPLPVPPMQPPFPTWYNPEVTCEYHAGHAGHNIEACFAFKRKVLQLIKVGWVTFEDSPNENSNPLPKHVASRDGVNTMEIGSKERVVARMLTLGELRIEAVNDNEEIEMIENQEKCRIQSTANGLSKLVLTKPLYAKKVDYGVMPGDYGYTSNIETPLPLFRTEISGLTRSGRCFTPEELEKQRKAKGKEVLDLDKELELKKTPAKISIMTLILSSEPHRNALQKVLNEAYVPQDIEQKTMEHLVGRIYATNYLYFTEDELDAEGTGHNKPLYVKVRCKDCLIGKVLIDNGSALNVLPRHMLDEMPIDPSHMEPSVMIARAYDGSPRQVIGSIEVELAVGPQVFLVTLQVMDIHPSYSMLLGRPWIHSAGAVTSSLHQCLKYIANGVLVTVKAEETISMVRNVAVPFIEAEDCKDGNLHAFEVVNIECVPENTVVRKPEISEATKMAAKSFLKKKIPFPYDIEQGRLEWMDIIKLKAAEQRFGLGYKPKKEDYKQAVGARREKRMARIEGRKPEEENLAIPPIRISFPKAAYVMQPDRGHGNLLFEAFFNEHKHSGGKSSNEEIKRELKIGTLITPEAKEDLIALLQDYIDVFAWSYEDMPGLDTDIVVHKIPLMEGCRPIKQKLRRTHPEILIKVKEEIEKQWNAGFLEVVKYPQWVSNIVMVPKKEDKNGARGAVVKYPQWVSNIVVVPKKEGYNQIRMAQEDKEKTTFVTPWGTFCYKVMPFGLKNAGATYQRAMVTLFHDMMHKEIEVYMDDMYLLNPPLLVPPVPKRPLILYLTVTETAIGCVLGQHDETGRKERTIYYLSKKFTECESRYTVIEKLCYALAWATKRLRQYMLYCTTWLISKLDPLRYICEKPYLSSRIARWQVLLAEYDIVYMTRKVVKGSVVADHLADHAMEDYEPLNFDFPDEDVLAIKEEKSDWWVMYFDGAVNIRGNGAGAVIISPDKKQYPVSVKLQFGCTNNTAEYEACGGDPHRQRKKAEKKRTFLIHRFGNLHRQWCMNPCAASDGGAWRRRAAIVPAVA; encoded by the exons ATGGATTTAACAAACGAAGATCCACATGACTTCAAATTCTCTAATCATGAAAGAGATGATAAGTGGACAGCACTAGAAGAGAGGCTAAGGGCAattgaaggaaatgatttatttgaCCCAATTAGGGCTGCTGAAGTATGTTTGGTGCCTAACATTGTTATTCCAAAGAAGTTCAGAGTGCCAGAGTTTGTTAAGTATACCGGGATGGAATGCCCAAAGACCCATCTTCGTTCCTACTATAACAAAATGGCAGAAGTTATCCACGatgataaaatgttaatttacttCTTCCAGGATAGCCTGACAGGATCGGCACCCATCTTC GATAGCCTGACAGGATCGACCCTTAGCTGGTATATGAGGTTAGACAACATTAGGATCAAGAAGTGGACGGACCTGGTAGATGCCTtcttaaagcaatacaagtttaatCTTGAGATTGCTCCTGATAGGACCAGTCTGATTACCATGGAGAAAGGAACCCAAGAGTCCGTGAGGATTTATGCTCAAAG GGCTCCATACTATGAACACCTTATGGGTAGTTCAgcacaacatttctatgatgttgtgcGGAttgctgagaggattgaacaaggaATCCGAAGTGGCAGAATTGCAGAACCTATAGAGAAGAGAGGTTTCAttgggaaaaagaaagaaaatgag ATAGCTCCCCTACCCGTACCACCTATGCAACCACCTTTCCCTACCTGGTACAACCCCGAAGTgacttgtgaataccatgctggtcATGCGGGTCATAACATTGAGGCttgctttgcttttaaaagaaaGGTGTTGCAACTGATCAAAGTTGGATGGGTCACTTTCGAGGATTCGCCTAATGAGAATTCAAACCCTTTACCCAAACATGTTGCTAGTAGGGATGGAGTGAATACCATGGAGATTGGTAGCAAAGAGAGGGTG GTTGCAAGAATGCTAACTCTAGGAGAGTTAAGGATTGAGGCCGTAAATGACAATGAAGAGATAGAGATGATAGAGAATCAAGAGAAATGTAGAATCCAATCAACAGCTAATGGGCTCTCAAAATTGGTATTAACTAAGCCCCTATATGCAAAAAAAGTAGACTACGGTGTGATGCCTGGAGATTATGGTTACACCTCGAATATTGAAACTCCTTTGCCGCTGTTCCGAACTGAGATAAGTGGTCTAACTCGGAGTGGTCGTTGTTTCACACCTGAGGaactagaaaaacaaagaaaggctAAAGGCAAGGAGGTGTTGGACCTCGATAAAGAGCTTGAG TTGAAGAAGACCCCTGCCAAGATCTCCATCATGACATTAATACTCAGCTCCGAGCCACATCGTAATGCTCTGCAAAAAGTACTGAATGAGGCTTATGTGCCCCAAGATATTGAACAAAAGACTATGGAGCATCTAGTAGGGAGGATCTATGCTACCAATTACTTATATTTCACGGAAGATGAACTTGACGCTGAAGGAACTGGACATAACAAACCTTTGTATGTCAAGGTCCGATGCAAAGATTGTCTCATCGGTAAGGTTCTCATCGATAACGGCTCGGCCCTTAATGTGTTACCAAGGCATATGCTGGATGAAATGCCGATAGATCCCTCACATATGGAACCCAGTGTGATGATAGCGAGAGCGTACGATGGCTCACCAAGGCAAGTGATAGGGTCAATTGAGGTCGAACTAGCTGTGGGTCCACAAGTCTTTCTAGTAACCCTTCAAgtgatggatatccacccttcctatagcaTGTTGTTAGGAAGGCCATGGATACATTCCGCGGGAGCTGTCACCTCCTCACTAcatcaatgtttgaagtacATTGCCAATGGTGTCCTGGTTACTGTTAAGGCTGAGGAGACTATATCAATGGTAAGAAATGTGGCGGTTCCATTCAttgaagcagaagattgtaaggATGGAAACCTTCATGCATTTGAGGTTGTGAATATCGAGTGTGTTCCCGAGAACACTGTGGTGAGGAAGCCAGAAATCTCGGAGGCCACCAAAATGGCCGCTAAaagctttttgaaaaagaagattCCTTTCCCATATGACATTGAGCAAGGAAGGCTTGAATGGATGgatataatcaaattgaaagctgCAGAACAGAGGTTTGGGCTTGGATATAAGCCCAAGAAAGAGGATTACAAGCAAGCTGTTGGtgcaagaagggagaagagaatgGCTAGGATTGAAGGAAGGAAGCCTGAAGAAGAAAACTTAGCCATCCCTCCAATCAGGATTTCGTTTCCAAAGGCCGCATATGTGATGCAACCTGATAGGGGACATGGAAACCTTCTTTTTGAAGCTTTCTTCAATGAACATAAACACTCTGGAGGAAAATCAA gcaatgaagaaatcaagcgaGAGCTGAAGATAGGGACTTTGATCACCCCTGAAGCAAAGGAAGATTTGATTGCACTGCTCCAAGATTATATAGATGTCTTTGCCTGGTCCTacgaggatatgcctggtttggatACAGACATTGTAGTACATAAAATACCACTGATGGAAGGATGCCGGCCGATTAAGCAGAAGTTAAGGAGAACTCATCCGGAGATCTTAATCAAAGTaaaggaagaaattgaaaaacaatggaaCGCTGGTTTTTTGGAAGTAGTGAAGTATCCACAATGGGTGTCAAACATAGTTATGGTACCCAAAAAGGAAG ATAAGAATGGCGCAAGAGGGGCAGTAGTGAAGTATCCACAATGGGTGTCAAACATAGTTGTGGTACCCAAAAAGGAAG GCTACAATCAGATAAGAATGGCGCAAGAGGATAAGGAGAAGACAACCTTTGTAACACCATGGGGAACCTTTTGCTATaaagtcatgccatttggtttaaagaatgcTGGGGCCACTTACCAAAGGgctatggtgactttgtttcacgacatgatgcacaaagagattgaagtatACATGGATGACATG TACTTGCTAAATCCACCTTTGCTTGTTCCTCCTGTACCAAAAAGGCCATTGATATTATACCTAACAGTAACCGAAACAGCAATAGGATGTGTGCTTGGGcaacatgatgaaaccggaaggaaggaaaggacCATTTATTACCTAAGCAAGAAGTTCACGGAATGTGAGTCTAGGTATACTGTGATTGAGAAGCTGTGTTACGCACTAGCATGGGCTACAAAGAGATTACGTCAGTATATGTTGTATTGCACTACATGGTTAATTTCCAAGTTAGACCCATTGAGATACATTTGTGAAAAGCCTTATCTATCTAGCCGAATTGCAAGATGGCAAGTTCTTTTGGCTGAGtatgacatagtatatatgacaaggaaagtcGTGAAAGGAAGTGTTGTTGCCGATCACCTGGCTGACCAcgctatggaagattatgagccgTTAAACTTTGACTTTCCCGATGAAGATGTGTTGGCAATCAAGGAAGAAAAATCAGATTGGTGGGTTATGTATTTTGATGGTGCTGTAAATATACGTGGTAACGGAGCGGGTGCAgtgataatctctcctgataaaAAGCAGTATCCGGTTTCAGTTAAGCTGCAGTTCGGGTGTACTAACAACACggctgagtatgaagctt GCGGCGGTGACCCTCATCGACAGCGtaagaaggcagagaagaagagGACGTTCTTGATCCACCGGTTTGGCAACCTTCATCGGCAGTGGTGCATGAACCCATGTGCCGCTAGTGATGGAGGCGCGTGGAGGAGACGCGCCGCCATTGTTCCTGCAGTTGCATAA